The Gymnodinialimonas sp. 57CJ19 genome includes a window with the following:
- a CDS encoding GNAT family N-acetyltransferase, whose product MKQETILAQAVIETPRMFLRPMRPSDAGLLAMYHADKRVAEMTTSIPHPLPPGAAESFIANYIKPDRTSFAWVMDATEFGGSEVMGVITLDQMDRDQSEIGYWVAPAMWNTGFASEAVQAMVDANPLRNKTVFGSVFQDNPGSARVLTNAGFDYLGDAEAFSVARNAKVATWTYLKRLA is encoded by the coding sequence ATGAAACAGGAAACCATATTGGCCCAGGCCGTGATCGAAACGCCCCGGATGTTTTTACGTCCCATGCGCCCGTCGGACGCAGGGTTGTTGGCGATGTATCACGCGGACAAACGCGTGGCGGAGATGACGACCTCGATCCCCCATCCGTTACCGCCCGGCGCGGCTGAGAGCTTTATTGCCAACTATATCAAGCCTGACCGGACATCTTTCGCCTGGGTCATGGACGCGACAGAGTTTGGCGGATCGGAAGTAATGGGGGTGATCACTCTCGATCAGATGGACCGGGATCAGTCTGAGATTGGCTATTGGGTGGCGCCCGCCATGTGGAATACGGGTTTTGCCTCGGAAGCGGTGCAAGCGATGGTGGATGCCAACCCGTTGCGGAACAAGACCGTGTTTGGATCGGTGTTTCAGGACAATCCCGGATCAGCACGGGTGTTGACGAATGCGGGGTTTGACTACCTTGGAGATGCGGAAGCGTTTTCCGTCGCAAGAAATGCCAAGGTTGCGACGTGGACTTACCTCAAGCGTTTGGCGTAA
- a CDS encoding ATP-binding protein: MTRNLINTVMFTVPDPMVFIDSSGAIEDANPAATTLFGDWIIGRNYAALLRQPALLSQIDTVLAGAAAAEARIERADQTGVSQYRVRISAVETPEGRALLLHFNDITHLGEAQEMRRDFVANVSHELRTPLTSMIGFIETLRGPARNDADAQDRFLSIMEEEALRMDRLISDLLSLSRVESVKRLRPNDTVDLAGVVASVIATLTPRARDTGNVLRLIHDGTPAMIQGDRDQVIQVFLNLAENALKYGGAEKPVTIAISRGQGSGATVGEILIVDVTDEGEGIASLHLPRLTERFYRVDSHRSREMGGTGLGLAIVKHIVNRHRGRLKITSKRGQGSTFSVQFPAISEAS; the protein is encoded by the coding sequence ATGACCCGAAACCTGATTAACACCGTCATGTTCACGGTGCCGGACCCGATGGTGTTCATCGACAGTAGCGGCGCCATTGAGGATGCAAATCCGGCTGCCACAACGCTTTTTGGCGATTGGATTATCGGGCGCAATTACGCGGCCCTCCTGCGCCAGCCGGCGTTGTTGAGCCAAATCGACACCGTTCTCGCGGGGGCTGCCGCGGCCGAAGCACGCATAGAACGCGCCGATCAAACCGGGGTTTCGCAGTACCGGGTGCGCATTTCAGCGGTCGAAACGCCAGAGGGCCGCGCCCTTTTGCTGCATTTCAACGACATCACCCATCTGGGAGAGGCGCAGGAAATGCGGCGCGACTTCGTGGCCAATGTCTCCCATGAGCTACGCACGCCGTTAACCTCGATGATCGGGTTTATCGAGACCTTGAGAGGCCCGGCCCGAAACGATGCCGACGCCCAGGACCGGTTCCTGTCGATCATGGAGGAAGAGGCCCTGCGGATGGACCGTCTGATCTCGGACTTGCTGTCGCTGAGCCGGGTGGAATCCGTCAAACGCCTGCGCCCCAATGATACGGTTGATCTGGCGGGGGTTGTGGCCAGCGTCATCGCCACCCTGACGCCGAGGGCACGGGACACCGGCAACGTGCTGCGGCTGATCCATGACGGGACGCCCGCGATGATCCAGGGGGACCGGGATCAGGTGATCCAGGTCTTTCTGAACCTGGCTGAGAACGCACTGAAGTACGGCGGGGCGGAGAAGCCTGTGACGATCGCCATTTCGCGCGGGCAGGGAAGCGGGGCCACGGTGGGGGAAATCCTTATCGTGGATGTCACCGATGAGGGCGAGGGGATCGCCTCGTTACATTTGCCGCGCCTGACCGAGCGTTTTTACCGGGTCGATTCGCATCGGTCGCGGGAAATGGGCGGCACCGGGCTGGGGCTGGCGATTGTGAAGCATATCGTCAACCGGCACCGGGGGCGGCTAAAAATCACCTCAAAACGAGGGCAGGGCAGCACATTCTCGGTGCAGTTCCCGGCGATCTCCGAGGCGTCTTAG
- a CDS encoding Crp/Fnr family transcriptional regulator gives MDLLSFLRQSPALKDPVQAKHFATLWATRRGPKGARIASQGTPDKAEIILLDGAAASLISDAEGRTACVGLYQGPCIVTPSIARTRDGQSLVTIEAQTDTLIATMDADALSAEMLSNPYVRDWANGALRAALAQKADREWCLAALGGAQRLAWLRENFPSMEEVFPHALIASHLGVTPVTLSRLRQAAKA, from the coding sequence TTGGACCTGCTGAGTTTCCTGCGCCAGTCGCCGGCGCTGAAAGACCCTGTCCAAGCCAAGCATTTCGCGACGCTCTGGGCCACGCGCAGGGGGCCGAAGGGCGCTCGGATCGCGTCGCAGGGCACGCCGGACAAGGCAGAGATCATCTTGCTCGACGGGGCGGCGGCCAGTTTGATCAGCGACGCCGAAGGGCGCACGGCCTGCGTCGGCCTGTATCAAGGGCCGTGCATCGTGACGCCGAGCATCGCCCGCACCCGCGATGGCCAGTCCCTTGTCACGATCGAGGCCCAAACCGATACGCTGATCGCCACCATGGACGCGGACGCCCTGAGCGCAGAGATGCTCTCCAACCCTTATGTGCGCGATTGGGCCAACGGCGCTCTGCGGGCCGCTTTGGCGCAGAAGGCGGACCGCGAATGGTGCCTTGCGGCTCTTGGCGGCGCTCAACGATTGGCATGGCTGCGAGAGAATTTCCCGAGCATGGAAGAGGTGTTCCCCCACGCGCTGATCGCCTCTCACCTAGGGGTCACGCCTGTGACCCTTAGCCGATTGCGGCAGGCTGCGAAGGCATAG
- the proB gene encoding glutamate 5-kinase yields the protein MASLTGAKRVVVKIGSALLVDRSTGDLRGEWLHSLALDVAALKSNGTDVILVSSGAIALGRGALDLGHGALSLDEAQAAAAVGQIRLARAYEEALAPHGLTSAQILLTLDDSADRRRYLNTRATFAALLSRGAVPIVNENDTIATDEIRYGDNDRLAANVAVMAGADACVLLSDVDGLYTANPSDDPSARHLPVIDTITPEIEAMAGDAGSGLSKGGMKTKVMAARTATAAGCAMAITQGAVSHPLDALQSGAKATWFTATLSPQQARKAWIGAMKPKGALRLDPGAVKALAHGKSLLPAGVSAVEGDFHRGDPLRLEATNGDAIGIGLSRYAADEARAIQGHHSDEIEEILGYPGRAALVHRDDMVL from the coding sequence ATGGCGTCCCTGACGGGGGCCAAACGGGTCGTCGTCAAGATCGGGTCGGCACTGTTGGTGGATCGAAGCACCGGTGATCTGCGCGGTGAATGGCTGCATTCCCTCGCGCTGGACGTGGCGGCCCTGAAAAGCAATGGCACCGATGTGATCCTGGTGTCTTCGGGGGCCATCGCACTGGGACGCGGCGCGCTGGATCTCGGCCATGGGGCCCTGTCCCTTGATGAGGCACAAGCCGCCGCTGCCGTTGGCCAGATCCGCCTCGCGCGCGCCTATGAGGAGGCCCTGGCCCCCCACGGCCTGACTTCGGCGCAGATCCTCCTGACGTTGGACGACAGCGCTGATCGCCGGCGCTATCTGAACACACGCGCAACCTTTGCGGCGCTTTTGTCGCGTGGTGCGGTGCCGATCGTAAATGAGAACGATACCATCGCGACGGACGAAATCCGCTATGGCGACAATGACCGGCTCGCCGCCAATGTAGCCGTCATGGCGGGCGCGGATGCCTGCGTCTTGCTGAGCGATGTGGACGGCCTCTATACCGCCAACCCTAGCGACGACCCAAGCGCCCGCCACCTCCCGGTGATCGACACGATCACCCCAGAGATTGAAGCGATGGCTGGGGATGCGGGATCGGGCCTTTCGAAGGGGGGGATGAAGACCAAGGTGATGGCGGCGCGCACAGCAACCGCTGCGGGCTGCGCCATGGCGATCACCCAAGGGGCGGTCTCACACCCCCTTGATGCTCTGCAAAGCGGGGCCAAAGCCACTTGGTTTACCGCTACCCTTTCTCCGCAACAGGCCCGCAAAGCGTGGATCGGCGCGATGAAACCCAAAGGTGCGCTACGCCTTGATCCCGGCGCCGTCAAAGCCCTTGCCCATGGAAAATCTCTTCTCCCCGCAGGGGTCAGCGCCGTTGAAGGCGACTTCCACCGCGGCGATCCCTTGCGCTTGGAAGCCACAAACGGCGACGCAATCGGCATCGGCCTCAGCCGTTATGCCGCCGATGAGGCGCGTGCGATCCAAGGCCACCATTCCGATGAAATTGAAGAAATCCTCGGCTATCCGGGCCGTGCGGCCTTGGTGCACCGCGACGATATGGTACTCTGA
- a CDS encoding aminotransferase class I/II-fold pyridoxal phosphate-dependent enzyme codes for MANGRNEKPGTLVRRAALREGVSRAVVTPIQPSVVYASPSISTLHDQYEGRAHGYTYAREGHPNAELLARKIDMLEEAEGGLVLGSGMAAVSATIMGLLGQGDHIVGGNQLYGRSLRLMHQDLARFGIATSVADPTDVEAMRAAIRPETKMILVEVISNPTLRVADMAGIVALAKEAGVILAVDNTFTTPIGYKPLTEGADITIQSVTKLLAGHSDVTLGYVAARDPELMRNIYDFAVTVGMTPAPNECWLAERGLYTFPLRFEKAQANAAALADWLADHPKVGRVLYPGRADHPDHEVAASIVGQAFGNMVSFELKDKTEPAADRMVQAAPDLPFAPTLGDVGTTLSHPASSSHRGLGAEGRAALGISDGFFRVSVGIEEIELLIADFEGGLRAV; via the coding sequence ATGGCGAATGGTCGGAATGAGAAGCCCGGAACATTGGTGCGCCGCGCCGCTTTGCGAGAGGGCGTGAGCCGCGCCGTTGTGACGCCGATCCAGCCTTCTGTTGTGTACGCTTCGCCGTCGATTTCTACCTTGCACGATCAGTACGAGGGGCGGGCGCACGGCTATACCTACGCGCGGGAGGGGCACCCGAATGCGGAGCTTTTGGCACGCAAGATCGACATGTTGGAGGAGGCCGAGGGCGGATTGGTTCTTGGCTCGGGCATGGCGGCGGTGTCGGCCACGATCATGGGTCTGTTGGGGCAGGGCGACCATATCGTCGGGGGCAACCAGCTTTACGGGCGTTCGTTGCGGTTGATGCATCAGGATTTGGCGCGATTTGGGATTGCGACATCGGTTGCAGATCCGACGGACGTGGAGGCGATGCGGGCGGCGATCCGGCCGGAGACGAAGATGATCTTGGTTGAGGTCATCTCCAACCCGACGTTGCGGGTTGCGGATATGGCGGGGATTGTGGCGCTTGCGAAGGAGGCGGGCGTGATCTTGGCGGTGGACAACACCTTTACCACGCCGATTGGGTACAAGCCGTTGACCGAGGGGGCGGATATTACGATTCAATCCGTGACCAAGTTGCTGGCCGGGCATTCGGACGTGACCCTTGGCTATGTGGCCGCCCGCGACCCAGAGCTGATGCGCAACATCTATGACTTCGCCGTCACCGTCGGGATGACGCCCGCACCAAACGAATGCTGGTTGGCGGAACGCGGTCTCTACACATTCCCGCTGCGATTTGAGAAGGCGCAGGCCAACGCCGCGGCTTTGGCCGATTGGTTGGCCGACCACCCCAAGGTGGGTCGGGTCCTGTACCCCGGTCGCGCCGATCACCCCGACCACGAGGTTGCGGCCTCGATCGTAGGACAAGCCTTTGGCAACATGGTAAGTTTCGAGCTGAAGGATAAGACCGAGCCCGCCGCAGACCGGATGGTGCAAGCCGCCCCCGATCTGCCGTTCGCGCCTACTTTGGGGGATGTCGGCACCACGTTAAGCCACCCGGCATCGTCAAGCCACCGGGGCCTTGGAGCCGAGGGGCGGGCGGCGCTGGGGATTTCTGATGGGTTCTTCCGGGTGTCGGTCGGGATCGAAGAGATTGAACTGCTGATCGCGGATTTTGAAGGCGGGCTGCGGGCGGTCTAA
- a CDS encoding substrate-binding domain-containing protein, with amino-acid sequence MSFAKISVSVVALAAVSATSALAQGREEIRVVGSSTVFPYSQAVAEQFANLTGAPSPIVESTGTGGGMQIFCGGIGEAHADVTGASRAMRASEFELCQENGVTDITEIYFGSDGLSLAISRDSEFAWDLTLTQVYLALGARVPVDGEWADNPYTLWSEIDASLPAVEILAYGPPPTSGTRDAFVELAMHAGCEELAYVHDGGFDGDWVEENCSRMRTDGPFVEAGENDNLIVQRLQADANALGIFGYSFLYENLDTLQAVNINGVAPDAATIASGDYPISRPLFVYVKNAHRGVIANLEEFIEEFVSEEAMGPGGYLSERGLVPLEDDLRAATNDAAITAVTYTGAE; translated from the coding sequence ATGTCTTTCGCAAAAATCAGTGTTTCGGTTGTCGCACTTGCCGCCGTTTCTGCCACTTCCGCTTTGGCCCAGGGCCGGGAAGAAATCCGCGTTGTCGGGTCCTCCACCGTTTTCCCATACTCGCAAGCGGTTGCTGAGCAATTCGCAAACCTGACCGGCGCCCCTTCACCCATCGTTGAATCCACCGGCACTGGTGGCGGCATGCAGATCTTCTGCGGCGGTATCGGCGAAGCCCACGCAGACGTCACCGGCGCGTCCCGCGCCATGCGGGCATCCGAGTTCGAGCTTTGCCAAGAAAACGGCGTGACCGACATCACCGAAATCTACTTCGGCTCCGACGGTCTTTCCCTTGCGATCTCTCGCGACAGCGAATTCGCTTGGGACCTGACGCTGACCCAAGTCTACCTTGCCCTGGGCGCACGGGTTCCTGTTGACGGCGAATGGGCCGATAACCCCTACACCTTGTGGAGCGAAATCGACGCTTCCCTGCCCGCGGTTGAAATCCTCGCCTACGGCCCTCCGCCCACATCCGGCACACGCGATGCCTTTGTTGAGCTGGCCATGCACGCCGGTTGTGAAGAGCTGGCCTACGTCCACGACGGCGGTTTTGACGGCGACTGGGTCGAAGAAAACTGCTCGCGCATGCGCACCGACGGGCCTTTCGTTGAAGCTGGTGAGAACGACAACCTGATCGTCCAGCGTCTGCAAGCCGATGCCAACGCTTTGGGCATCTTCGGCTACTCCTTCCTGTACGAAAACCTCGACACCTTGCAGGCTGTGAACATCAACGGTGTTGCACCTGACGCGGCAACGATTGCCTCGGGCGACTACCCGATTTCGCGACCTCTCTTTGTTTACGTGAAAAACGCCCACCGCGGTGTGATCGCGAACCTTGAAGAGTTCATCGAAGAGTTCGTTTCCGAAGAGGCCATGGGCCCCGGCGGCTACCTGTCCGAGCGTGGCCTTGTGCCGCTGGAAGACGACCTGCGCGCCGCCACCAATGACGCGGCAATCACGGCCGTGACTTACACAGGCGCCGAATAA
- the obgE gene encoding GTPase ObgE, with translation MKFLDLAKVYIRSGGGGGGSVSFRREKYIEYGGPDGGDGGSGGNVFIEVVEGLNTLIDFRYQQHFFAKNGQPGMGKQRTGRDGADIVLRVPAGTEVLEEDQETLIADLDEVGQRICIAKGGNGGFGNLHFKSATNQAPRRANPGQEGVERTIWLRLKLIADVGLLGLPNAGKSTFLAATSNARPKIADYPFTTLVPNLGVVGVDGAEFVVADIPGLIEGASEGRGLGDTFLGHVERCAALLHLVDGTAEDVVADYHTIITELENYGGELALKPRITVLNKVDAIEPGELAEKRAALGAVAGNLMEMSGVAGTGVTEVLRGLRARVDANQKAARDALEEPEQWRP, from the coding sequence ATGAAATTTCTCGATCTGGCCAAAGTTTACATCCGCTCGGGCGGCGGCGGCGGCGGGTCGGTCTCGTTCCGGCGTGAGAAGTACATCGAGTATGGTGGACCGGACGGGGGCGACGGCGGCTCGGGCGGGAATGTGTTTATCGAGGTGGTCGAAGGGCTGAACACCCTGATCGATTTCCGCTACCAGCAGCATTTTTTCGCCAAGAACGGTCAACCTGGCATGGGTAAGCAGCGCACCGGTCGCGATGGCGCGGATATCGTGCTGCGCGTCCCCGCAGGGACGGAAGTGTTGGAAGAGGATCAGGAAACACTGATCGCTGACCTCGACGAAGTGGGGCAGCGCATTTGCATTGCCAAGGGCGGTAATGGCGGTTTCGGGAACCTGCATTTCAAGAGCGCCACAAACCAGGCGCCCCGTCGCGCGAACCCTGGGCAAGAGGGCGTGGAGCGCACGATTTGGTTGCGCCTGAAGCTGATTGCCGATGTGGGTCTGTTGGGTCTGCCGAACGCCGGGAAATCTACGTTTCTGGCGGCGACGTCCAACGCAAGGCCAAAGATTGCGGATTATCCATTCACCACGCTGGTGCCAAACCTCGGCGTTGTCGGCGTGGACGGTGCGGAATTCGTGGTCGCCGATATCCCCGGCCTCATTGAAGGCGCAAGCGAGGGCAGGGGCCTTGGAGATACGTTCCTTGGCCATGTGGAGCGCTGCGCGGCCCTGTTGCATCTGGTGGACGGGACTGCCGAGGATGTGGTGGCCGATTACCACACGATCATTACCGAGTTAGAGAACTACGGCGGAGAGCTGGCGTTGAAACCGCGGATCACCGTGCTCAACAAGGTGGACGCGATCGAGCCTGGGGAACTGGCCGAGAAGCGCGCAGCCCTTGGCGCGGTGGCCGGAAACCTGATGGAGATGTCCGGCGTTGCAGGCACCGGCGTGACCGAGGTGCTACGCGGGTTGCGCGCGCGCGTAGACGCAAACCAGAAGGCTGCGCGAGACGCTCTTGAGGAGCCCGAGCAATGGCGTCCCTGA
- a CDS encoding glutamate-5-semialdehyde dehydrogenase yields MKDLPKLNSENDVPALMAEIGKRAKAASAELAFATPEAKTQALNAAADAVWNKREAIIASNEKDMAFGREKGLSDAMLDRLMLDEARVEGIVQGLRAVAAQDDPVGQVLTEWDQPSGLHIKRVRTPLGVIGVIYESRPNVTADAGALCLKSGNAVILRGGSESFHSSGALADCLQEGLRAAGLPADAVQRVPTRDRAAVSEMLTMTDSIDVIVPRGGKGLVGLVQREARVPVFAHLEGICHVYLDASSDPEKALRVVLNAKTRRPGICGSAECLLIHRDVVDTIGQGVVRALLDAGVEVRGDAGLQKIEGVVAAQESDWGKEFLDMIIAAKVVDDIDAALTHIRTFGSNHTDAIVAEDDAAVARFFQRLDSAILMHNASTQFADGGEFGMGAEIGIATGKMHARGPVGAEQLTSFKYLVTGDGTIRG; encoded by the coding sequence ATGAAAGACCTACCTAAATTAAACTCGGAGAATGACGTTCCCGCCCTGATGGCCGAGATCGGCAAGCGGGCCAAAGCGGCCAGCGCGGAGCTGGCATTCGCAACACCGGAAGCAAAGACGCAGGCGTTGAACGCCGCTGCCGATGCCGTTTGGAACAAGCGAGAGGCGATCATCGCGTCCAACGAAAAGGATATGGCGTTTGGACGTGAAAAAGGCCTGTCCGATGCCATGTTAGATCGCCTTATGCTGGACGAGGCAAGGGTAGAGGGCATCGTGCAAGGCTTGCGTGCCGTGGCGGCGCAGGATGATCCCGTTGGGCAAGTGCTGACAGAATGGGACCAACCCTCGGGCCTGCATATCAAACGGGTGCGCACACCTCTTGGTGTGATTGGCGTGATCTATGAGAGCCGCCCCAACGTGACGGCCGATGCGGGCGCTCTGTGCCTGAAATCCGGCAATGCCGTGATCTTGCGCGGCGGCTCGGAGAGCTTTCACTCCTCGGGCGCGCTGGCCGATTGTCTGCAAGAGGGGCTGCGTGCCGCCGGGTTGCCCGCGGACGCTGTGCAACGCGTGCCAACCCGAGACCGCGCCGCAGTGTCTGAGATGTTGACGATGACCGACTCGATTGACGTGATCGTGCCTCGGGGCGGCAAGGGCTTGGTGGGGCTGGTGCAGCGCGAAGCGCGGGTGCCGGTTTTTGCGCATCTGGAGGGCATTTGTCACGTTTACCTCGATGCCTCGAGCGACCCGGAAAAGGCGTTGCGCGTGGTCTTGAACGCCAAGACCCGGCGCCCGGGGATCTGCGGCTCGGCGGAGTGCTTGCTGATCCACCGCGATGTGGTGGACACGATCGGGCAGGGCGTCGTGCGGGCCTTGCTGGATGCCGGTGTTGAAGTGCGCGGCGATGCGGGCTTACAGAAGATTGAGGGCGTGGTGGCCGCGCAGGAAAGCGATTGGGGAAAAGAGTTCCTCGACATGATTATCGCTGCGAAGGTGGTGGATGATATTGATGCGGCACTGACCCATATTCGGACTTTTGGCTCCAATCACACCGACGCGATTGTTGCCGAGGATGACGCCGCGGTGGCGCGGTTCTTTCAGCGGCTGGATTCGGCGATTTTGATGCACAATGCCTCCACCCAGTTTGCCGATGGTGGCGAATTTGGGATGGGTGCGGAGATCGGAATTGCGACGGGCAAGATGCATGCACGTGGACCGGTCGGGGCGGAGCAATTGACCTCGTTCAAGTATCTCGTTACGGGCGATGGCACGATCCGGGGATAA
- the rpmA gene encoding 50S ribosomal protein L27 — MAHKKAGGSSRNGRDSAGRRLGIKKYGGESVISGNIIARQRGNKWWPGEGVGEGKDHTIYAVTDGHVSFRKGFKGRTFISVLPAAEAAE, encoded by the coding sequence ATGGCACATAAAAAAGCTGGTGGTTCCTCCCGCAACGGCCGCGACTCAGCTGGTCGCCGCCTTGGCATCAAGAAGTACGGCGGCGAGTCCGTTATCTCTGGCAACATCATTGCACGTCAGCGTGGCAACAAGTGGTGGCCGGGTGAAGGTGTGGGCGAAGGCAAGGATCACACGATCTATGCCGTGACCGATGGTCATGTGTCGTTCCGCAAGGGCTTCAAGGGCCGCACGTTCATTTCCGTCCTTCCGGCAGCCGAGGCTGCCGAGTAA
- a CDS encoding SH3 domain-containing protein, which produces MTTILLVLAALVSLAGVVYPFRPFQRRWVALVSFLVCFVVLGTIDPVPEGSVPPLPDENARPWAENGAEDRYWVISDRLNRRTCASQSCGIVGQLFFREGVVVREQNAGWARITQPYDAACVGGQSAYVDSGNGACDPANGISDGAFAEWVSLAHLSRTRPDDPAAGASGVEELIAGSDDFASHRAAFAAAAQSLIGQGRCTAQDFRDMGGWVASSSHRGQPIYFTYCGGATVANRLYLNAQTGEVFQ; this is translated from the coding sequence GTGACCACAATTCTCTTGGTGCTTGCGGCGCTCGTGTCGCTTGCGGGGGTGGTTTACCCGTTCCGGCCCTTCCAACGGCGTTGGGTGGCCCTGGTTAGTTTTCTCGTCTGCTTTGTTGTGCTCGGCACGATCGACCCCGTCCCTGAGGGATCAGTACCCCCATTGCCAGACGAGAATGCGCGCCCTTGGGCCGAGAATGGGGCTGAGGATCGGTATTGGGTCATCTCTGACCGTTTGAACCGCCGCACATGTGCGTCCCAAAGCTGCGGTATCGTTGGACAATTGTTTTTCCGCGAGGGGGTGGTTGTGCGGGAGCAAAACGCAGGGTGGGCGCGGATCACGCAGCCCTATGACGCGGCCTGTGTCGGCGGCCAAAGCGCCTATGTCGATAGCGGCAATGGGGCTTGTGACCCTGCCAACGGCATCTCGGACGGGGCTTTCGCCGAGTGGGTTTCCTTGGCGCATCTTTCCCGGACGCGTCCCGATGATCCTGCGGCTGGTGCCTCGGGTGTTGAGGAACTGATCGCCGGATCTGACGATTTTGCCAGCCACCGCGCGGCTTTTGCGGCGGCTGCCCAATCGCTGATCGGGCAAGGCCGTTGCACCGCTCAGGATTTTCGCGACATGGGCGGATGGGTGGCGTCCTCCAGCCACCGGGGTCAACCGATCTACTTCACCTATTGTGGTGGAGCGACCGTCGCGAACCGTCTGTATTTAAACGCGCAAACCGGTGAAGTGTTTCAGTGA
- a CDS encoding 50S ribosomal protein L21 translates to MFAVMKTGGKQYKVQAGDKLRVELLAAEAGEEVQFNEVLMLGGDTVTVGAPLVEGAAVQANVIDHVKGEKLIHYVKRRRKHSSQRKKGHRQKLTLIEITDILESGGDKSGRKIAIGAGIAGVAIGAAAAAAVVVAKKSAKKDDAPKAEKKAAPKKAKAEAAPAADAAQEGTRPANLLTEARGGQPDDLKKISGVGPKLEGLLHENGVFHFDQIKDWGPAEIAYMDDKLSFKGRIERDNWIEQATTLAAEQE, encoded by the coding sequence ATGTTCGCTGTCATGAAGACAGGCGGCAAGCAATATAAAGTCCAGGCCGGCGATAAGCTGCGCGTGGAACTGCTTGCAGCAGAGGCCGGTGAAGAGGTCCAGTTCAACGAAGTTCTGATGCTTGGCGGTGACACGGTCACCGTGGGCGCGCCCCTCGTGGAAGGCGCCGCCGTACAGGCCAACGTGATTGATCACGTGAAGGGCGAAAAGCTGATCCACTACGTGAAACGTCGTCGGAAGCACTCGTCGCAGCGCAAGAAGGGCCACCGCCAGAAGCTGACCCTGATCGAGATCACCGACATCCTGGAGTCGGGCGGCGACAAGTCTGGCCGCAAGATCGCCATCGGCGCGGGCATCGCCGGTGTGGCCATTGGTGCCGCTGCCGCTGCTGCCGTTGTGGTTGCCAAGAAGTCCGCCAAGAAGGACGACGCCCCCAAGGCCGAGAAGAAAGCCGCACCGAAGAAAGCCAAGGCAGAGGCAGCCCCTGCCGCTGACGCCGCACAAGAGGGCACGCGCCCCGCAAACCTGCTCACGGAAGCCCGTGGCGGTCAGCCTGACGATCTGAAAAAGATCTCGGGCGTGGGTCCGAAGCTGGAAGGCCTGCTGCACGAAAACGGCGTGTTCCACTTTGACCAGATCAAAGATTGGGGCCCCGCAGAGATTGCCTATATGGATGACAAGCTGTCCTTCAAAGGCCGCATTGAGCGTGACAACTGGATCGAGCAAGCGACGACGCTTGCCGCAGAACAGGAGTAA